A genomic window from Deltaproteobacteria bacterium includes:
- a CDS encoding histone H1 — MKHRPADVDQLGKLIADIAVGDVEDNEPKSDRARGGHARAATMTPEQRKEIATKAASARWKRKVAADTAQ, encoded by the coding sequence ATGAAACACCGGCCAGCCGATGTCGATCAGCTCGGCAAGTTGATCGCGGACATAGCCGTTGGGGATGTCGAAGACAATGAGCCCAAGTCCGACCGCGCACGCGGGGGACATGCCCGCGCCGCGACCATGACACCGGAGCAACGCAAGGAGATTGCGACCAAGGCCGCCAGCGCCCGCTGGAAGCGCAAGGTTGCTGCTGATACTGCGCAGTAA
- a CDS encoding tyrosine-type recombinase/integrase, whose protein sequence is MAKLTTTTISKRTVEALKVGKDSVFWDSELPGFGVRVYPSGSKYYVVQTRAGGKAAKRVTVGRHGILTAEEARRRAALIIARIKAGEDPAPEPPPVTLVDSPTVGNLAKVYLDEHVAVRCKPKTAAMYRLIVNRHLLPALGKTPALAVDHARVTELHHSLRATPVMANEVVGTLSRIWNAAENRGLVPEASNPCRLVVKNRERRRERFLSEEEFRRLGRLLAEAETRKGVSVHAVAAIRLLLLTGCRRNEILTMRWSDVDLEARELNLVDSKTGARTVPLSPEAVEVLRNIPRMDGNPYVIPGKIQGRHLRNLNDPWNLIRKRAGIEEMRLHDCRHSFASRALALGEGLPMIGRLLGHARVETTARYAHLARDSVRESAIRISDSIAADILKGYVQKDDARA, encoded by the coding sequence ATGGCGAAACTCACCACGACGACGATCTCGAAACGTACCGTCGAGGCCCTCAAGGTCGGGAAGGACTCCGTCTTCTGGGATTCGGAGCTCCCAGGCTTCGGCGTTCGGGTGTACCCTTCGGGGAGCAAATACTACGTTGTGCAGACCCGCGCGGGCGGGAAGGCGGCGAAGCGGGTGACGGTGGGCCGTCACGGGATCCTCACGGCGGAGGAAGCGAGGCGCCGTGCGGCGCTCATCATCGCGCGCATCAAGGCGGGCGAGGATCCGGCGCCGGAGCCGCCGCCGGTGACGCTCGTCGACAGTCCGACAGTGGGCAATCTCGCCAAGGTGTATCTCGACGAGCACGTGGCGGTGCGATGCAAGCCGAAGACCGCGGCGATGTACCGCCTGATCGTCAACAGGCATCTCCTGCCCGCGCTCGGCAAGACCCCGGCGCTGGCGGTCGATCATGCACGCGTGACGGAACTGCATCATTCGCTGCGCGCGACCCCGGTGATGGCGAATGAGGTAGTCGGCACGCTCTCGCGCATCTGGAACGCGGCCGAGAACCGGGGCCTGGTTCCCGAGGCGAGCAACCCGTGCCGGCTGGTGGTGAAGAACCGCGAACGCAGGCGCGAGCGGTTCCTGAGCGAGGAAGAGTTCCGCCGGCTCGGCCGGCTGCTCGCCGAAGCCGAAACCCGCAAGGGGGTGTCGGTGCATGCGGTCGCAGCAATCCGTCTGCTCCTGCTGACGGGCTGCCGGCGCAACGAGATCCTAACCATGCGCTGGAGCGACGTGGACCTCGAAGCACGCGAGTTGAACCTTGTCGATTCCAAGACCGGCGCGCGAACCGTGCCGCTGTCGCCGGAAGCCGTCGAGGTGCTGCGCAACATCCCCCGGATGGACGGCAACCCGTATGTCATTCCGGGCAAGATCCAGGGCAGGCACCTGCGAAACCTGAACGATCCCTGGAACCTCATCCGCAAGCGCGCCGGGATTGAAGAGATGCGGCTCCACGACTGCCGGCATTCGTTCGCCTCCAGAGCGCTCGCTTTGGGCGAAGGATTGCCGATGATCGGAAGGCTGCTCGGTCACGCCCGGGTGGAAACCACCGCGCGGTATGCGCACCTAGCCCGGGACTCGGTGCGCGAGTCCGCCATCCGCATCTCTGACAGCATCGCGGCCGATATCCTGAAGGGATACGTCCAGAAAGACGACGCCCGCGCGTGA